The genomic interval GCAGGGTGCGATCATCAGGGTCCGGCTCGGCTGGGCGGCGGCTTGATTCTGAAACCCGTGGTAGTCAAAGGTACCGCCGTGGCGCGCTTCGATCTGGCGTTTGCGTGGGTCAAGGACATGGCGCTGGATGTAGTCGCCGTCGAGCCGCTGGGCCGGGTCGAAGAGCCCGGCGATCCAGCCAGGGATGTCGTACCCCTCGCGAGCGAAGCCGGAACCTGCGCTGTCGGAGGCGATGACGGCGGCCTTGAGAGCGCGCAGCAGGCGGCGGCGTGGCTCGTCCCGCTTCAGGGCAAGTTTTAGTTTGGCAAAGCGGCGGCCTAGCCGCTCGGCGTGGTCGGGGATCGATTCGCCGCCGCCTTCCAGCGACCACAGCCGGGGCAAGGCGAAGGTCGGCTCTGGCGCCCCTTGTTCAGGTGGAAGTAGATTCGGCATGCCCAGGGATGGCATCTCTTGCGAGGATCCGATGGCGCGGCGCGGATGGCCAAGCCGTTCGGCCAGCAGTTGGAAGGCGGCTTGGACCTCGGCATCGTCGCCGGGGAAGGTCAACAGGTTGCGCTCGCCCGTCTTTCTGCCCACCTCATCGGGACCGGCCTTGAGGTGGTGGCCGATCACCGCGCTCAACACCAGATCCCAATCGAGCAGCGGGATGGCTGCAAGCCACCGCTCCACCTCGGGCAGGGCGATGACCAATGCGCTCAGGTGTTCGTGGCGGATGACCTGCTCGCCCTTGCGCCGCAACGCCTGTTGAAAGCCGTCGTTGGCCTTGCCCAGGTCATGCAACGCAATGGCGGCCACGGCGTTGGTCCAGAAGGCAGACCAGTGGAACGGCTCCAGGCGGAAGAAGCGCAGCCAGTCGGCGGCCAGGGCATTGGGGCGCTCTCGGGCGCCAAAGAGGGCGATAAAGGCGTTGAGGTCATCGCGGACGTGGCCGCTCAGGCTCTTCTCGCCGCCCACCGTCGAAGACTTGGCGAGCAGCGTAGTCATTTGGCCTCCCACGGCACAAACACCCCGCACCCCAGCTTGCGCCTTCCGCCCAATCCCACCTCTTGCAGCCGGATCGACTCGTCCGCCGTCAATTCGGTGACCAGCAGGGTGTGGGCGACGACACGCTTGTCCTTCACCCGGAAGGTCCGTCGCGGCCCGCGCTGGGGCTTGCCCCGCACCCCCAGGGCGGTGAGCTGGCGGGCGATCTCTTCGTCAAAACGCACCTCGTCCTGGCCGTTCTTGGTGGTGACGAGGTGGGCGTAGAGGCTGGGGGCGGGAATGAGGACGGCGGGTTGGGGGATGCCGATGCGGAGGCGCTCGTCGCCGAGCGGGATCGCCTTGCCGGCGAGGGGTAGGAATCGGGGGAGCAGCGCTGCGGGCAGGCGGATGGAGAGCCGGGATTCCGGGGTCAGGGCGAGTAGGCCTGGGCCGATGTAGCGCCCGCGGATGTTGTGGATGGCGAGCTCTGCGCTTGCGTGCAGCCATGGGTCGTCCGGTCTTTCGAGCAGGCTGGAGAGCGCGGCGAAGAGGAGGTAGCCGTGGTCGAGCGGAATTTCGCGTCCGGTAAGGGGAAATCTGAGGTCGATCTTTGGGGTGTCCATCTGGTGTGCTCCGGGGTACAGGTCCAGGACGTCGTTGGGCTCGGTGGTTATCTTAGAGCACCTCCCCGCGGACGGCGGCGATCTAGTTAAAGGGTTGCTATTGCATCCCTATTCCCTCTGTAGCGGGCGGGGCCGCAATGTTGGCCAGATCCCCCGGCCCGCGTGGTGAGCCAGACCCGTAACAGTCTAAGTGGTGAGCAGTTAGCCCCGCTCGGTGTTGTCCTCGGCGCTGGAGCGGCACCGCCCAGCCCACCCGCTCTACAGCCGCCGCATCAATACCCCACGCTGCCGCCAGAACATCAGCGCCAATACCAGCACTGTGCCCACAAACCATATCGGCAGCAAAGCCAGGGCACCCGCCAGGCCGGCTTCGGGATTGCTTGTCTCATGGGATGCTCGCAGGGCCAGGGCGAACATCAGGCTGACGAAGCCGTAGCCCAGGTTGAAGGCCAAGCCTTTGAAGGAAATCACCGTGGCCCGGTGGCGGTTATCGACGGCGCTGTTGAGGTAGTGCGATACCACGAAGCCGACGCCGGCGATGGCGGCGGCCAGCGGCAGGGCGAACAGCACGCCCCACAGCGGGACGTTCAGAGCCACGCCCAGCAGCCCCAGGCCGGCGACGGCGGCCAGCAGCAGATAGCTGCGTAGCACCGAGCCGCCCGTCACCAGTCGGCGGGCCAGGGGCGAGACCACCACGCCGATGCCAGCCAGGCCGGCGCCGATCAGGCCATAGCTGGCTTCCGGCAGGTCGATCAGGCGGAAGTAGGCACTGCCGAAGGTCAGGAATAACCTAATGACGCTGTCGATGAGTAAACCGCCGAGGATCAGGAACAGGGCCAGCGGAGTGCGGGCGATCCAGGCACTGGCTTCCAGCACGGCTTGCCAGGCCTGTTGGGTAGTGGGCAGGACATAGCCGGGGGCATGATGGGGTTCGCGCATGCGCAGGCTGACGATCAGCACGCCGACGGCGGTGAGCAGGTTGAGGTAGATGGGGAAGCGCAGGGTGGTACCCAGGTCGAACCGCCAGGCCAGACCCAGCCACGCGGCCAGGCGGTTGAGCAGCTGCGGGTCGTAGACGGCGCTGCCCAGCAGCATGGCGAGGACCATGGCCAGCGATTGCCAGTGCATGACTTGGGCAAGCACCTTGGGCCAATCGTCGCGGCGGTCTGCGTTGGCCAGTGATTCGAAGGCCAGTGATTCATCGGCGCCGCTGGCCAGGGCCTCGGCCATGCCGCTCAGCACGCGATTGAGCAGACAGAACAGGAACAACAGCAGCCCGCCATCGCGCGGGGCCACCGCCAGCACCGCCATTTCGGCGAGCATGCAGACCCCTGCGGCAACCAGTAGGGGACGCCGGCCAAGGCGGTCGGCAAGCACGCCGAAGGGCACTTCGGCAAAGACGATGGCCAGTGCCCAGGCGAAGTTGAGCAGGGTGTATTGCGTGGCGCTGAGACCCAGATCCAGAAACAGGATGGCCAGCACCGGGTAGTAGAAGCGGGCGTTGAACAGCACCCGAAACCATACGAAGAGCCGGCAATTATGGTCGGCCAGTGTGAGCATCATGGGAGTGTCAGCATTGGGCTGCTATTGATTCGGCTTGGGAAGGTGTCAGGGTTAAAGTGGGTCAGGCTTCAAGGGGCCGTCATACCGGCGCAGAAAGGTATCCAGTTTTGCCAAGCTGGAAGGATGCCGCAACTCCAACGGACCGCCAATTGGATAAAGGCGTCCAGGGCGATGCGCAGCCAGTCCTGTTCCAGTGGGCAGGCCGGGACGGAGACCAGGGGGATATAGGGCAGTTCCTGGGTGGGGCGTTTGCCCAGCCGCACAAGGCGCACCAACCCGATCAGGCCGAACCTGGCGGTCACCCTAAAGCCAGCGGCCCAAGTATTTCGCCATCCCACTCGCTAATCCCTGGCCTTCCGCTTCCCCTGCTTACCGGCTTTCCCCTCCACCCGCTCCCGGACCCGCTCACGAATCGTTTCGCTCACCCGATCGGAGAGTTGCAGGCTGGTCAGGAGGGCGGGGATGTTCTCCTCTAGGTTGATGTTTAGGTTGATGAGACGTCCGCCCTCGATGGCCGGGTTGCGGCCGCTCAGGTGCAGGGCGAGCAGGAGCTTGCCGTCTTCGTCGTAGCTCAGGTCGCTGTCGAGCTGGTCGAACTGGAAGTCATCGAGGGCCTGCACCACCAGTTGCAGGGCGGGATTGGCGGCGCCGTAGGTGCGCAGGCCCTCGGAGCGGAACTGGAGCTGACCGCCGGGGGCGCGGGCGAAGACCGTACCCTCCTGGATAGTTATGCCCTCGGCACCGAGGCGCACCGGCAGCCGCCCCTCCAGGGTCCCGGCGCCGCTCAGGCCCTCCGTCGGATAGGCCGCCAGTAGCGAGGCCAGCTCCACGCCCTCGAAGCGCACCGGCAGGGTTGGGCGACCCTTACCCACTGTCAGCGAGCCCGGTTCCAGCCAGACGCGCCCGCCAAAGAGCCTCGCCTCGGCCTGGCGCCAGGACAGGATGCCCGCGCCGGGCGCCTCGAGGGGCGCCTGGTACTGGCCGGCCAGGGTCAGGGGGCCCAGGGTCAGACCGGCGTTGGCCTCCGGCAGGCTCAGGCGGGGCAGGTCCAGCCGCAGCTCCCGCGCCGTCAGTACCCCGGTCAGATGCCCGGTCAGACCCCTGAAGGCGATGCGGTCCTGGATGCCCGACAGGCCGTCCAGGTCCAGGGCCAGGTCCCCGCGCCAGGGCTTGGCCACCGGGGCTGTCAGGTTCAGGGTCAACCGCGCTGCCCCGCCGTCCAGGCTCAGCAGCGTCGGCCAGTCGATGAGGACCGCCGCTAGGGGATTGCCGGTTGCAAAGGCCAGGTCCGCGCCGGGCACCTGGGCTACCAGGCCCGCTTGGGCATCCCAACTCAGCGCCAGCGGGGCGGCGAACCCGCTGGCGGCGCTCATCTCGCCCTGGAAGGCGAGCCGCTCCAGGTCGGCATCCAGGTCCCCACTGAGGGTCCAGGCCTGGGGGTGCAGGGCCGGGTGGCCGACGGACCCGGCGCTCAGCTCCACTAGCCCGCGCATCGCCAGCACTGGGCCCAGGGTCCCCCGATCCGCGGCGTCCAGGTTCCCCAGGAACAGCACATCCGCGCTCAGGTCGCTGAACTCCACCCCGGCCACCACCATCCGGGGCAACTGGGCCAGCAGTCGCCCCTTCCAGGTGTGGCCCCTCTCGGCCGGGAGCACCTCGCTCTCCAGCCGCAGGGGGCCGGCCTCCCAGCGGCAGGCGCCGGTGGGGCAGGGCAGATCCAGTTGCACCCCTTGAATATGCGTGACGCGCGTCAGCCACACCAGGTTGGCGAGGAGGGGCTGGAAGTCCGCCGGCGCCACCGGGGGTGGGAGGGGGGCCGCCGGACCCGGTCGCCAGACCACCTTCAGTTGGGCGATGTCCAGCATCTCCAGGCGGGGCTTGCCGGTCCCGAGTCCCGCCCAGGTCAGGCGCAGATCCCGGGCATCGAAACGTATCTGGTCGCCAGCGGGCAGGGTCCTGGCCAGGGCCAGGCGGTCCAGGTGCAACTCCCCGAGGGCCAGGCGCGGGTAACCCCACTCCAGCAGCTCCAGACCCGAGGCCCGCCAGGCCCAGGCCCCGCCCAAGGCGAAGGCCAGACCGAGCAGCAGGGTCAGGCCCAGCAACCAGCGGGTAATGACCCGCCCGCGCGATCGAGGCCTCATGGCTACTCCCGACGCTCAGGCGTGCTTGATGACCAGGGAGTCCAGGATGGTGGCGATGCGCCCCGCCCCGTCGAGGGCCGTCTCCAGACGGTCCAGCAGGTGGGACCAGCGCAGCAGGGGGAGGGGATGGGCGGCCTCGGCCTCTTCTTCATAAAGCTCGCCCAAGGCCACCAGCAGCAGGCTGTCGGTCTCCTCGGTGAGGTGCTCGACGGCGGCAATCTCGGCGGCGATGGTGTCCCCCCGCCGCAGCCGCTCCAGCATGCGCGCCGTCAGGGTCAGCATCTCCCCCAGGCTCCCGGCCAGGGACTGGGCCGCCGGGCGTGGTGCGGTAAAGCCGTAGAGGCTGGCCCGCGCCGCGACTGCCACCAGGGCGCGGGTGGTCTCCTCCAGGGCCAGGCTCAGGGCGTGGAGGTCGGCGCGCTCCAGGGGCAGGAGCCGCGTCAGGCCCAGCTCCCGGCCCACCTCCCGGAAGGTCAGGCGCGCCGCCTGCTCCAGGTCGCGTACCCGGCCCGCCGCTGGGGCCGAGGCCGCCGGATTCGCCAGCAGGGCCTCCAGCTCCCGGCTGGCGGCGATCAGCAGGCTGAACTGCCGTTCCAGCAGGGGGCCGAAGGGAAAGGCTGGACCCAGCAGCGAGAAGGCCATGGGCGACTCCTAGGACGCCAGGGGCGCCCGCCGCTGGCCTGCCAGCCAGCGGGCGAACTGGCCCAGGTAGAGGTAGAAGACCGGCGTTACGTAGAGGGTCAGGAGCTGGGAAAACAGCAGGCCCCCCACCACCGCCACGCCCAGGGATTGGCGTGCCTCCCCCCCCGCCCCCCAGCCGCTGGCGATGGGCAGGGTGCCGAGCAGGGCCGCCAGGGTGGTCATCAGGATGGGCCGAAAGCGCGTCAGGCAGGCGGTATGGATGGCCGCCAGGGGCTCCAGGCCCCGGGTACGCTCCGCCTCCAGGGCGAAGTCCACCATCATGATGCCGTTCTTTTTGACGATGCCGATGAGCAGGATGATGCCCACATAGGCGTACATGTCCAACTCCAGCCCCAGCAGCTTCAGGGAAGCCAGGGCGCCGAAGGCCGCCAGGGGGAGGGCGGTGAGGATGGTCAGGGGGTGCAGGAAGCTCTCGTAGAGAATCCCTAGCACGATGTAGATGATCACCAGGGTGATGATCAGCAGAAAGCCCATGCTCGCCAGCGAGGCCTGAAAGGCCTGGGCCGTGCCCTGGAAGACGGCATGGACGCTCGCCGGCAGGGTCTCGTGGGCCAGTTGGTTGATGGACTCGATGACGGGGCCGATGGAGGCCTGGGGCTTGAGGTTGAAGGAAATGGTCGCCGAGGGCAGTTGCCCCAGGTGGTTGACGGTGCGTGGCGCCTGGGTCTCCGTCAGGCGCGCCACTGACCGCAGGGGCACCAGGGCGCCGCCCTCCGCCCGCAGGTAGAGGCGGTCCAGGGCATCCGGGGCCTCACGGTGGGCCGGGTCCAGTTCCAGGATGACGTAGTAATAGTTGGCCGCGGCATAGATGGTCGAGACCTGGCGGCGGCCATAGGCGGAGTAGAAGGCATCCTGGATCTGGAGCGGGGACAGCCCCAGGGCCGCCGCCTTGTCCCGGTCCAGGGTGATTTCAACCCGTGGCTGGCGCATCTGCAGGTCCGATTTGACGTCGATGATGGCCTCCAGTCCCCGGAGTTTGTCCTCCATGACCGCGCCATAGTGCTGCAACTCCGTCAGGTCGTCGCCTTGCAGGGCCAGCTGCCACTGGGCGCTGGTCAGACGCGAGCCGATGGTGATGAGGGGCGGGTTCACCAGGGAGACGATGAGGCCTGGAATCTGGTTCAGGGGCGGGCGCAGGCGGGCGATGATCTCATCCACGGAATGGTCCCGTTCCTCCGCCGGGGGCAGGCTCAAAAAGGCGATGCCGGTGCTGTCGCCCATGAGCCCTACGATGGAGGCGATGTTCGCCGTTCGGGCATCCGGGTCCGTCAGGAGCACCTGGTTGAGCTGCTCCTGGTGGCGCAGCATGTCGGTGAAGGAGGTGCGGTCATCGATCTGGGAGAAGATGCGGAAGAAGCCCTGATCCTGGGTCGGGATGAAGCCCTTGGGCAGGGCCTGGAACAGCAGCACCGTGCCGGCCAGGGTCGCCAGGGTCAGGATCAGCATCAGGCCCCGGTGGCGCAGGCTGAGGCTCAGGGAGCGGTCATAGCCCCGCAGCAGCCCCGCGAAGCCACTCTCGAAGACCCGCGCCAGCCGTCCGGTGGGCTTGAGCTCCGCCCCCACCAGCAGGCGGCTCGCCAGCATGGGCGTCAGGCTCAGGGACAGGAAACCCGACAGCAGGATGGCGGCGGTGATGGCTACGGCGAACTCCCGGAACAGCCGCCCCAGGATGCCTTCCATAAAGAGGATGGGGATGAAGACCGCCGCCAGGGAGATGGTCATCGACAGCACGGTGAAGCCGATCTCGCGGCTGCCGCGCAGGGCCGCCTCCAGGGCTCCCTCGCCGCTCTCCATGCGGCGGATGATGTTCTCCAGCACCACGATGGCGTCATCCACCACGAAACCGATGCTCAGGGTCAGGGCCATCAGGGACAGGGTGTTGAGGCTATATCCCAGCACCGCCATGACGATAAAGGTCGCGATCAGGGCCAGGGGGATCACCAGGCTGGGGATCAGGGTCGGTCGCCAGGCGCGGATGAAGACGAAGATCACCGCCACCACCAGCGCCAGGGTCAGACCCATGGTCAACTGCACGTCCACCACGGAGGCGCGGATGAAGTCGCTCTGGTCGTAGAGCACCTCCAGGGTCGCGGCCCCCGGCAGGGCCGCCGCCAGCCCCGGCAGCCTGGCCTTGATGGCGTCCGTCAGGCGCACGGCGTTAGCCCCAGCCTGCTTGCGTACCCGCAGGAAGACCGCGTCCTGGACCTCGCCATTCTTGATGGACCAGGCGTGGGTGAGGTCCTTCTCGACGCCATCCACCACCTCGCCCAAGTCCCCCAGGCGCACCGGGTTGCCGCCGCGATAACGCACCACTAGGTCGCGATAGGCCGCCGCGTCCAGCAGACGCCCCTCCGGGTTGAGGGTATAGGCGGTCACGTCCCCCTCCAGGGTGCCCCCGGGCAGGTTAACATTGCCCGCCCGCAAGGCCTCCGCTACCTCGTCGATGCCAATGCCCCGTTGGGCCAGGGCGTCCGGGTTCACCCGCACCCGCACCGCATACTTCTGCGGCGGAGCCAGGTCGATCTGGCCTACCCCCTCGACCATCGAGAGGCTCGCCATGATGCGGCTCTCCGCCAGATCCGACAGCTCCGTCAGGGGCAGGGTTTGCGAGGTCAGGGCCAGCATCATGACCGGCATGTCCGCCGGGTTCACCTTGACATAGGTGGGCGGATTGGGCATCTCCGGGGGCAGCACCCCCATGGCCGCCGCGATGGCGGCGCTGATGTCCTGGGCCGCCGCGTCGATGTTGCGCGACAGGGCAAACTGGACATTGATGGTGGTCGTCCCCAGGGCCGAGGTCGAGGTCATGGAGTCGATGCCGCTGATGGACGCGAACTGCTTCTCCAGGGGCAGGGCCACCGCCGCCGCCATGATCTCGGGGTTGGCGCCGGGCAGGTTGGCGGTGACGCTGATGGTGGGAAAATCGACCGATGGCAGATTGCTGATCGGCAGCCGGTGGTAGGCGATGAGGCCAAAGAGGAGCAGCGACAGCATGACCAGGGTGGTCATCACCGGCCGCCGAATGAAGAGCTCCGAGAGGTTCACCCGGTCAGGCCCTCACCGCCCCACGACCTTGAGGGGACTGGCCGGCTTGAGCTTGTTCTGCCCCTCGACCACCACGGCGTCCCCCGGATGCAGGCCGGCCAGAATCAGGGTGCGCGCCTCCAGGGTCTTGCCGGTCTTCACCGGCCTCAGCTCCGCCTTGGCATCGGCCCCGGCCAGGAAGACACAGGTCCCTTGGGGACAATTCACCACCGCCTCGCTGGGCACCAGCAGGGCGTCGGCGATCGTCCGCAATATCAGACGTACCCGAACGAACTGCCCGGGCCAGAAAAAGGCGTCCGGGTTGTCAAAGCGCGCCTTGAGTTTGATCATCCCCGTCGCCGGGTCCACGGTATTGTCGATGAAATGCACCACCCCGCCGCCCCGGGACTCACCCGAGGCCGTCACCGTCGCCGTCACCTCCAGGCGTTCCGCCTTGAGGGCCTCCAGCACCTCCGGCAAGCGTGCCTCTGGCAGGGCGAAGACGATGAGGATGGGATCGATCTGATTGACGACCACCAGCGGTGTCCGGTAGGCCTCCACAAAGGCCCCGGCGTTGGCCAGGTAGGCCCCGGCCCGGCCAGGGATGGGCGAATGGATCTGGCAATACTCCAGACTCAGCCGCGCCTGCTCCACCTCCGCCTCCTGGGCCCGGATTGCCTGCCGCAGGACCATGGCGGCGTTGGTGAACTGTTCGGCCTGGGAGCGCGATACCGTGCGTTTGGACTCCAGGGCCGCGTAGCGATCCGCCTCGTCCTGGGCATATTTCAGCTCGGCCTGGGTCCGCGCCAGTTGGGCCTCGGCGGAGCGCAGCTTGGCCTCGAAGGTGGCGGGGTCCACGGAATAGAGGAGATCCCCGGCGGCCACGGCCTGGCCCTCCTCGAAGTGACGCCTCAGGATTTGGCCGCCGACCCTTGGCAGTAGGGTGGCGGAATTGGATGCCTCCGCCCGGCCCACCTCCTCCACCGCCACGGGTACGGCCTCGGTGGCGACCTGCAGGGTGACCACGGGCACGGGGGGCGGTGGGGCCGGGGCCCGCGGTTGTTCGCAGGCCGCCAGGCCCAGGAGTGTCAGCAGGAACAGGGGGAGGGCGGTCGAATATCGCATGGGCATGGCTGGCAAATCCCGGCGCCCGGGAAGACCTTGAGCGATGATGTTAGTCCCGAGGTCGGCCCCAGTACAAGCGCCATCAGGCCGCGTGAAGCGGCTCAATGCAAGACGGGAGGGGCGAGGGTTATCGCCCCCGGGGCTTGGGTCAGTGGTGCGACCTGGTAGCGATAGTGCTTGATCTGGCGGCGGATGTTGCGCTGGATGATGACGCCGAGCACCCGCCACTCCAGGCCGGTGAGGTCGATCTCGGGATAGAGGTCATTGAGGGCGACCAGCGTCTCCCGGCCCGTCGCGTCACGGCGGTACTGGCGGAACCACCGGACGCCCTCAACCTCCACGAAGACGTGCATGCCGTCGGTGCAGCTATCCTCGGGCCGGATGACGACGATGCACTGGTCCGGAAATTCCGGCTCCATCTCGTTACCCAGAACTTGGAGGGCATAGGGCTCGCTCAGGCTGCAACCGGTGAAATCGAAGGTATCGTCCGTCATGGGGGCTATCTCGGGCTGGCGCTAAAGTCTCATTAAAAGCCAAAAGGCGGTCCGAGTTCCAGACGCGATGACATCTTGGGTCACGCCCTCGGCTATCATCACCCCTTCGGAGGCCTTGACGGGGGCCCCAAGGAGTCCAGTTGCGGAGCACCATGATCACTAATGCCACCGAACGGGTCCATAAGGACCGCCGCGATGCCCACAACCTGCGGGCCATGCTGCCCTATCTGTGGGAGTTCCGCGGCCGGGCCCTCCTGGCCCTCGCCTGTCTGGTGTTGGCGAAGGTGGCGAACGTGGGGGTGCCGCTGGTGCTGAAGGACATTGTCGATGCCTTCGCGCCGGGCCAGGCCCAGACCTTGATTCTGCCCGTCAGTCTGCTGCTGGCCTATGGCCTGCTCAAGCTTTCCGCAACCCTGTTCAATGAGTTGCGCGACATCGTCTTCGCGCGGGTCCGTTACCGGGCCATGCGCCGGCTCTCGACCCGGGTACTGGAGCATCTGCATCGGCTATCCCTGCGCTATCACCTGGAGCGTCAGAGCGGGGCCATCAGCCGGGACTTGGAGCGGGGGACGCGCTCGGTCAGTTCCATTCTCAACTATATGGCCTTCAGCATTCTGCCGGTGCTGGTGGAGTTCGGCCTGGTGGGGGCCATCCTGCTGTCCCGCTACGCACTGGCCTTTACCCTGGTGACCTTCGGCGCCGTGGCCCTCTACGCCCTCTTTACCTTCGCCGTGACCGAGTGGCGCATGGATTACCGCCATCAGATGAACCGGCTCGACTCCCAGGCCAACAGCCAGGCCTTCGACAGCCTGATCAATTATGAGACCGTCAAGTATTTCGGCAACGAGGGCCTGGAGTCGCGGCGCTATGACGGCACCCTCGATGCCTGGGAGGAGGTGGCGGTCAAGAGCCAGACCTCCATGTCCTTGCTCAACTTCGGCCAGGGCGGCATCATCGCCCTGGGCGTGACCCTGATCCTCTTGCTGGCCGCCCAAGGGGTGGTGGCGGGCGAGATGAGCATCGGTGACCTGGTGTTGGTCAACGCCCTTCTGCTGCAGATCTTCATCCCGCTGAATTTTCTGGGGATCGTCTATCGCCAGATAAAGTATGCCCTGGCGGACATGGACCTGGTGTTTAAGCTACTGGAGCGGGAGCCGGAGGTGCGGGACGCCCCCGACGCCCGCCCCCTAGTGCTGGGGCGGGGTGCGATCCGCTTCGAGGGGGTCGATTTCCATTACCAACCGGAGCGGGCCATCCTGAAGGGCCTGAGCTTCGAGATCGGCCCTGGCCAGAAGGTGGCGGTGGTGGGGCACAGCGGGGCGGGGAAATCGACCCTCTCCCGGCTCCTATTCCGCTTCTATGATGTGACGGGCGGCCGCATCCTGATTGATGGCCAGGATCTGCGTGGCTTGACCCAGGACAGCCTGCGGGCGGCCATCGGCATCGTTCCCCAGGATACGGTGCTCTTCAACGACAGCCTTTATTACAACATCGCCTACGGGCGTCCGGAGGCGACCCGGGACGAGATCGAGCGGGCGGCGGCCATGGCCCATATCCGGGACTTCATCGAGAGCCTGCCGGAGCGCTGGGACACGGTGGTGGGGGAGCGGGGGCTCAAGCTCTCCGGGGGCGAGAAGCAGCGGGTGGCCATTGCCCGGGCCATCCTCAAGCACCCGCGCATCCTGGTCTTCGACGAGGCGACCTCGTCCCTGGACAGCGCCACCGAGCAGGCCATCGGCCGGACCCTGGCCGAGGTGG from Chromatiaceae bacterium carries:
- a CDS encoding ABC transporter ATP-binding protein/permease, with the translated sequence MITNATERVHKDRRDAHNLRAMLPYLWEFRGRALLALACLVLAKVANVGVPLVLKDIVDAFAPGQAQTLILPVSLLLAYGLLKLSATLFNELRDIVFARVRYRAMRRLSTRVLEHLHRLSLRYHLERQSGAISRDLERGTRSVSSILNYMAFSILPVLVEFGLVGAILLSRYALAFTLVTFGAVALYALFTFAVTEWRMDYRHQMNRLDSQANSQAFDSLINYETVKYFGNEGLESRRYDGTLDAWEEVAVKSQTSMSLLNFGQGGIIALGVTLILLLAAQGVVAGEMSIGDLVLVNALLLQIFIPLNFLGIVYRQIKYALADMDLVFKLLEREPEVRDAPDARPLVLGRGAIRFEGVDFHYQPERAILKGLSFEIGPGQKVAVVGHSGAGKSTLSRLLFRFYDVTGGRILIDGQDLRGLTQDSLRAAIGIVPQDTVLFNDSLYYNIAYGRPEATRDEIERAAAMAHIRDFIESLPERWDTVVGERGLKLSGGEKQRVAIARAILKHPRILVFDEATSSLDSATEQAIGRTLAEVAENHTTLVIAHRLSTVVDADQILVLEAGRLVEQGTHRELLALGGRYAGMWELQRREREQALGAGAA